The Spirosoma radiotolerans genome has a window encoding:
- a CDS encoding YMGG-like glycine zipper-containing protein yields the protein MKTNRNMALLILVTSILGQSVHAQSWSPQTKGAVIGAGTGAAVGAIINKRNRAVGGVIGGVIGGAGGYAIGKQGKKRWSPQAKGTAIGAGVGGAAGAIINKRNRVVGGVIGGVAGGAAGYAIGKIKDNKNKEAARIAAANRAEAERNAAARAAGQARAADSKPAVAASSSGATTVNEPSVVQPVAMLAAHPNMPAATISAGYLENETYGDPSAPYGTSEYRRKSW from the coding sequence ATGAAAACGAATCGAAATATGGCCCTGCTGATACTAGTGACGAGTATACTTGGCCAATCCGTACATGCACAATCATGGTCCCCACAAACGAAAGGAGCTGTTATCGGGGCCGGTACCGGTGCTGCCGTGGGCGCTATTATTAATAAACGTAATCGGGCCGTTGGCGGTGTAATAGGGGGCGTAATCGGTGGCGCGGGCGGATATGCCATTGGTAAACAGGGTAAAAAACGCTGGAGTCCTCAAGCCAAGGGTACGGCCATTGGCGCGGGTGTTGGGGGCGCGGCAGGCGCTATCATCAACAAACGGAACCGGGTAGTCGGTGGTGTTATTGGCGGTGTGGCTGGTGGCGCGGCTGGGTATGCCATTGGTAAGATTAAAGACAACAAGAATAAAGAGGCCGCTCGGATTGCCGCAGCCAACAGAGCTGAAGCCGAACGGAATGCTGCCGCTAGAGCAGCCGGGCAGGCAAGAGCAGCTGACAGCAAGCCAGCTGTTGCCGCATCGTCCTCTGGGGCAACAACCGTTAACGAACCGAGTGTTGTACAGCCCGTAGCAATGCTGGCCGCTCACCCAAATATGCCAGCCGCTACGATCAGCGCGGGCTATCTGGAAAATGAAACCTACGGCGATCCATCTGCTCCGTATGGCACGTCTGAATATAGACGTAAAAGCTGGTAA
- a CDS encoding T9SS type A sorting domain-containing protein — protein sequence MRLLYRFWLLSGMFLVGPVKSFGQVIYSNTFTGASACPTQGNTPVVSANATGTPFTRSTVTCTAFTGVFNSATLNNTASINNSSYIEFSVTANANAKLNVTSLSFVRDASNSAPNQLEVRYSTDGFATSTSWGAAPITPTTGASTIWDFADFSVPGGTTLTFRFYPYGTQRADLGAGTASGTTGTFSVDNVTLNGTSPLPVNLVSFVGKASKNGVVLTWVTAWEEENQGFEVQKSMDAKSFEGAGFVDGKNSSKTQSVYEFTDQNVLPGLTYYYRLKQKDLNGETSTSKLVGVRAWADEQEAGIVIYPNPSQGMFTVSGNDLDKAGIHLYAPSGAEIPIQIAETENRQKLDIQVKTFLPPGIYFLTNNAPDGMGIKRLKVLFSK from the coding sequence ATGAGATTACTTTACAGATTCTGGCTTCTATCAGGTATGTTTCTGGTTGGGCCCGTTAAAAGCTTTGGTCAAGTTATTTACAGCAATACATTTACGGGTGCCAGTGCATGCCCAACACAAGGTAATACGCCCGTCGTATCAGCCAATGCAACGGGTACACCGTTTACCCGAAGTACAGTAACCTGTACTGCTTTTACAGGGGTGTTTAATTCCGCAACACTCAATAATACCGCCAGCATTAATAACTCCTCCTACATCGAATTTTCTGTAACCGCTAATGCGAATGCCAAACTTAATGTTACCTCGTTGAGCTTTGTCCGTGATGCCAGTAACAGCGCGCCCAATCAGTTGGAAGTCCGGTATAGTACAGATGGATTTGCTACATCGACCAGTTGGGGCGCGGCCCCAATTACCCCGACAACAGGTGCATCGACAATATGGGATTTTGCTGATTTCTCGGTGCCCGGTGGTACAACCCTTACCTTTCGCTTTTACCCGTACGGTACACAGCGTGCAGATCTGGGCGCTGGTACGGCTTCGGGTACAACGGGAACATTTAGCGTTGATAATGTGACGTTAAATGGCACTTCGCCCTTACCCGTTAACCTTGTTTCGTTTGTGGGAAAAGCCAGCAAAAACGGCGTTGTGTTGACTTGGGTTACCGCCTGGGAAGAAGAAAACCAGGGGTTTGAGGTGCAAAAAAGTATGGATGCCAAAAGCTTCGAAGGGGCTGGTTTTGTCGATGGAAAGAATAGTTCGAAAACACAGTCTGTTTACGAGTTCACTGACCAAAATGTGTTGCCGGGCCTAACATACTATTACCGGTTGAAGCAAAAAGATTTAAATGGAGAGACGAGTACGTCTAAACTAGTAGGCGTACGCGCGTGGGCCGATGAACAGGAGGCAGGAATCGTCATCTATCCCAACCCAAGCCAAGGTATGTTTACCGTTTCTGGAAACGATTTAGATAAGGCTGGCATCCATCTTTATGCGCCCTCCGGTGCTGAAATACCCATCCAGATAGCCGAAACGGAGAATCGTCAAAAATTAGACATTCAGGTAAAGACTTTTTTGCCGCCGGGTATCTATTTTCTAACTAATAACGCCCCTGATGGAATGGGAATAAAGCGATTAAAAGTCCTGTTTTCTAAGTGA
- a CDS encoding DEAD/DEAH box helicase yields MPFSSLGLSKPLLKAISAQSYTKPYPIQLAAIPPILEGKDILGIAKTGSGKTASFVLPILELFQRKSVARNRFVKALVLVPTRELAVQVAEVFHVFGETLPRLVKTVAVYGGVSINPQMIALRDAEIVVATPGRLLDLMASNALQLTEVDTLVLDEADKMLDLGFEEEMERIFDRLPRRRQTILFSATLGDAIQDINAALLRNPVKIEIVEEEQNLDLIRQIAYRVSPERKGPLLRYLIKSGQMKQVLVFVSSTRTADNVVVKLNKNGIQAAAIHSGKTQGARTDALTKFKAGRLTVLVATDLIARGIDIQLLPHVINFELPRSPKDYIHRIGRTGRAEAQGEAISLICPDDEHHFKIIQKKMGKRVEIFDTEELDLMGY; encoded by the coding sequence ATGCCATTTTCATCGCTTGGTTTGTCGAAACCGCTTCTGAAAGCAATCTCCGCTCAGAGCTATACAAAGCCTTATCCCATTCAGTTGGCTGCCATACCGCCCATTTTGGAGGGTAAGGATATATTGGGCATTGCCAAGACCGGCTCGGGTAAAACGGCGAGTTTTGTATTGCCGATCCTGGAACTGTTTCAGCGGAAAAGCGTTGCCCGGAACCGATTTGTCAAAGCCCTGGTGCTTGTGCCCACCCGTGAATTAGCCGTTCAGGTTGCGGAGGTTTTCCATGTCTTTGGTGAAACATTGCCCCGACTGGTAAAAACGGTAGCCGTTTATGGTGGCGTATCCATTAACCCCCAGATGATCGCTTTGCGGGATGCCGAAATCGTTGTCGCCACGCCCGGCCGCCTGCTGGACCTAATGGCATCCAACGCGCTGCAACTGACAGAGGTCGACACACTCGTGCTGGACGAAGCCGATAAAATGCTGGACCTTGGGTTTGAGGAGGAGATGGAGCGCATTTTTGACCGTTTACCCCGTCGTCGGCAGACCATTCTGTTTTCCGCAACGTTAGGTGATGCAATTCAGGATATTAACGCGGCTTTGCTGCGGAATCCGGTAAAAATTGAGATTGTCGAAGAAGAGCAGAATCTTGACCTGATCAGGCAGATCGCTTACCGGGTTTCCCCAGAACGCAAAGGCCCACTCCTTCGCTACCTGATTAAATCGGGGCAGATGAAGCAGGTGTTAGTGTTTGTATCGTCTACCCGAACGGCCGATAATGTCGTCGTCAAGCTGAATAAAAACGGTATCCAGGCAGCCGCCATTCACAGCGGAAAAACGCAGGGTGCCCGAACGGATGCCTTAACGAAGTTTAAAGCGGGAAGGCTGACCGTTCTGGTTGCTACTGACTTGATTGCCAGAGGGATCGATATTCAACTGTTGCCGCATGTAATCAATTTTGAATTGCCCCGATCCCCTAAAGATTACATTCACCGGATTGGCCGAACCGGCCGGGCTGAAGCACAGGGAGAAGCTATTTCATTAATTTGCCCGGATGATGAACACCACTTTAAAATTATCCAGAAAAAAATGGGAAAACGGGTGGAGATATTCGATACCGAAGAACTGGATTTGATGGGGTATTAG
- a CDS encoding DEAD/DEAH box helicase — translation MTFDELNLNKPLLNALNDLGYTTPTTIQQKVFSVVMSGQDVCGIAQTGTGKTFAYLLPALRQFQFSKDRLPQLLIIVPTRELVVQVVDAIKKLTPYMNLTVVGVYGGVNMKAQTVEVQQGLDVLVATPGRLADLMLNGILKTKAIKKLVIDEFDEMLNLGFRTQLKVILDLLPPKRQNLLFSATLTDDVDQLVNEYFNRPVRVEAAPTGTPLDNIDQSAYLVPNFYTKINLLTNLLNRNAVMTKVLVFVATKQLADQLYEQLESGFPDQVGVIHSNKAQNYRFETVNKFKAGACRILVATDIIARGIDVADVSHVINFDLPDVPENYIHRIGRTGRADRTGIAISFITESAKEQQAAIEQLMNRPIPMLPLPENLVISDELTADEKPKVHMKTIEVKPPRREDVGPAFHEKIDKNKKVNVRRDIAAEKMLKYGRPIKRSGKKKRD, via the coding sequence ATGACATTTGACGAACTGAATTTAAATAAACCTCTGCTGAATGCATTGAATGATCTGGGCTATACAACCCCGACGACTATTCAGCAGAAGGTATTCTCGGTCGTCATGTCCGGTCAGGATGTGTGTGGTATTGCGCAAACGGGAACCGGTAAAACATTTGCCTACCTGCTGCCCGCCCTCCGGCAGTTTCAGTTTTCCAAAGACCGGCTCCCCCAACTGCTCATCATTGTGCCCACGCGGGAACTGGTCGTTCAGGTCGTCGACGCCATTAAAAAGCTCACGCCCTACATGAACTTGACCGTTGTGGGTGTGTATGGCGGGGTAAACATGAAAGCACAGACAGTGGAGGTTCAGCAAGGACTGGACGTCCTGGTGGCAACTCCCGGCCGACTGGCTGATTTGATGCTGAACGGGATACTGAAAACCAAAGCCATCAAGAAACTGGTCATCGATGAATTCGATGAAATGCTGAATCTGGGCTTTCGGACGCAGTTGAAAGTGATTCTGGACTTGTTACCGCCCAAGCGGCAGAACCTGCTGTTTTCGGCTACACTTACGGACGATGTCGATCAATTGGTGAATGAGTATTTCAACCGGCCGGTTCGGGTAGAAGCTGCGCCTACGGGTACTCCGCTGGATAATATCGACCAGTCGGCTTACCTGGTTCCCAATTTCTATACGAAGATCAACCTGCTCACGAATCTGTTGAACCGCAATGCGGTGATGACGAAAGTGCTGGTTTTTGTGGCTACCAAGCAACTGGCCGATCAGTTGTATGAGCAGTTGGAATCGGGCTTTCCGGATCAGGTAGGCGTTATTCACTCCAACAAAGCGCAGAATTACCGCTTCGAGACGGTCAATAAATTTAAAGCCGGGGCCTGTCGCATTCTGGTTGCTACCGACATTATTGCCCGAGGTATCGATGTGGCCGACGTTTCGCACGTGATCAACTTCGACCTGCCCGACGTGCCCGAAAACTACATTCACCGGATTGGGCGAACGGGGCGTGCTGACCGAACGGGCATTGCGATTTCGTTCATCACCGAGAGTGCTAAAGAACAGCAGGCGGCTATCGAGCAACTAATGAATCGGCCGATCCCTATGCTGCCCCTGCCCGAAAACCTGGTTATCTCGGACGAACTGACGGCTGACGAAAAGCCCAAGGTGCACATGAAAACCATCGAGGTCAAACCACCCCGGCGCGAAGATGTGGGTCCGGCTTTTCACGAGAAGATCGACAAGAATAAAAAGGTCAACGTCCGGCGCGATATTGCCGCCGAGAAAATGCTGAAATATGGTCGGCCCATCAAGCGGAGCGGCAAAAAAAAACGGGATTAG
- a CDS encoding DEAD/DEAH box helicase: protein MISPQQQAQILTNLGISALNPMQKAAQKAIRQDNDTFLIAPTGSGKTVGFLLPLLDLLKPDQTKVQCLILAPSRELAMQIEQVWKKMSTGYKVNVCYGGHPVETEIKNLSNPPAVLIGTPGRIADHITRRSFSLDGIHTLVLDEFDKSLALGFHDEMDFIVHGLRNLRKRVLVSATSGISIPEFIRLNSPARLTFAAETDDPAGLTTKLVYSESKDKIDTLFSLLCSLNSESALIFCNHRDASERTSELLAERGIHSLVYHGGMEQADRERALIQFRNGSTRYLVTTDLAARGLDIPEMKHVIHYHLPLQEHEFTHRNGRTARMQATGTAYVILSRDEAPPAYLAADSLDELHLSAKTNLPEPPDFVTLYISGGKKNKLNKVDIVGFFAQKGGLEKGDLGRIDVQDFISFAAVKQEKVQSLLSKIRQEKMKGKKYKIEVAR, encoded by the coding sequence ATGATAAGCCCTCAGCAGCAAGCACAAATTCTGACAAACCTCGGCATTTCAGCACTGAACCCCATGCAGAAAGCCGCCCAAAAAGCGATCCGGCAGGACAATGATACGTTTCTAATTGCGCCTACCGGATCTGGAAAAACGGTGGGGTTCCTCCTGCCCCTCCTCGACCTGCTTAAACCCGACCAGACGAAGGTGCAATGCCTGATTCTGGCCCCTTCGCGCGAGCTGGCAATGCAGATTGAACAGGTCTGGAAAAAAATGTCGACAGGCTATAAAGTAAATGTGTGCTACGGCGGGCATCCAGTAGAAACCGAAATCAAAAATCTGAGCAATCCACCCGCCGTGCTGATTGGTACACCTGGCCGCATTGCCGATCACATTACCCGTCGTAGCTTTTCGCTGGATGGTATTCATACACTGGTGCTGGACGAGTTCGACAAATCGCTGGCGCTGGGCTTCCACGACGAGATGGATTTCATTGTCCACGGATTGCGAAACCTGCGCAAACGCGTGCTCGTCTCGGCTACCTCGGGCATCAGCATTCCTGAGTTCATCCGGCTCAACTCTCCCGCCCGGCTAACGTTTGCGGCTGAAACGGACGATCCTGCCGGATTGACAACCAAACTAGTTTATTCGGAGTCAAAGGATAAGATTGACACCCTGTTTTCGCTGCTTTGTTCGCTGAATTCGGAGTCCGCCCTGATTTTCTGCAATCACCGGGATGCATCCGAACGCACCAGCGAGCTGCTGGCCGAACGAGGTATTCACTCGCTCGTATATCATGGTGGTATGGAGCAGGCCGACCGGGAACGGGCGCTGATTCAATTTCGGAATGGGAGTACCCGGTATCTGGTCACGACGGATTTAGCCGCCCGTGGGCTGGACATTCCCGAAATGAAGCATGTCATTCACTATCACCTGCCTTTGCAGGAACACGAGTTTACGCACCGCAATGGCCGAACAGCCCGCATGCAGGCCACCGGAACAGCCTATGTCATTCTGTCCCGCGACGAAGCGCCACCGGCTTATCTGGCGGCTGACTCGCTCGACGAACTTCATCTTTCAGCCAAAACCAACCTGCCCGAGCCCCCCGATTTTGTGACCCTGTACATTAGTGGCGGTAAGAAAAACAAGCTGAATAAAGTCGATATTGTTGGCTTCTTTGCCCAGAAAGGTGGTTTGGAGAAAGGCGATCTGGGGCGTATCGACGTGCAGGATTTTATCTCCTTTGCCGCCGTAAAGCAGGAGAAAGTTCAGTCGTTACTGAGCAAAATCCGTCAGGAAAAGATGAAAGGCAAGAAGTATAAGATTGAGGTTGCCCGCTAA
- a CDS encoding cystathionine gamma-synthase family protein: MDFSAYKKSTASVWAGETDHYNDGAVTTPIVKSVAFSYDDLDEWHKVATGKAEGYIYSRNTNPTVHVLEEKIRILENAEAATSFATGMGAISNTLFALLGPGKRVVSLNDTYGGTSRLFLDFLPRYQVNVTLCNTTDFDQLETEIAKGCDVLYLETPTNPTLKVVDIARLAAAAKKVGAVTVVDNTFATPINQNPLALGADLVVHSATKFLGGHSDAMGGVLCGTKALVDKVFQFREINGASLQADAAYMIARGMKTLELRIERQNASALTIARHLKAHPKVSDVFYPGLETHPGHAIAKAQMSGFGGIMSFSLHGSYDNVKKFLPKLQFVHLAASLGSVSTLAGPPRTTSHVELTEEQRKQLGIPESLIRYSVGIENVSDLITDLDNALAIL; encoded by the coding sequence ATGGATTTTTCAGCTTACAAAAAAAGCACAGCCTCAGTATGGGCCGGTGAAACCGATCACTACAATGACGGTGCCGTAACAACACCTATTGTAAAGAGTGTCGCCTTCTCCTACGATGATCTGGACGAATGGCATAAGGTGGCAACCGGGAAAGCAGAAGGCTACATTTACAGTCGCAATACTAACCCCACAGTACACGTACTTGAGGAAAAAATCCGTATCCTGGAAAACGCCGAAGCCGCCACGTCTTTCGCCACCGGTATGGGGGCCATCAGCAATACCTTATTTGCCCTGCTGGGACCGGGCAAACGGGTGGTGTCGCTCAACGACACTTACGGTGGTACCAGCCGACTCTTCCTCGACTTTCTTCCCCGGTATCAGGTAAACGTTACACTCTGCAACACCACTGACTTCGATCAGCTCGAAACCGAAATTGCGAAGGGCTGCGATGTGCTCTATCTGGAAACGCCAACCAACCCTACCCTGAAAGTTGTCGACATAGCCCGATTAGCAGCCGCAGCCAAAAAAGTAGGTGCCGTGACCGTTGTCGATAACACCTTCGCCACGCCCATCAACCAGAATCCACTGGCACTGGGGGCCGATTTAGTGGTGCACAGCGCGACCAAATTTCTAGGAGGTCACTCCGACGCCATGGGCGGTGTCTTATGCGGCACTAAAGCACTGGTCGATAAAGTATTTCAGTTTCGGGAAATCAACGGAGCCAGCCTACAGGCCGATGCCGCTTACATGATTGCCCGAGGTATGAAGACTCTGGAACTACGGATCGAGCGGCAAAATGCTTCTGCCCTCACCATTGCCAGACACCTGAAAGCGCACCCAAAAGTAAGCGATGTTTTTTACCCCGGCCTGGAGACGCACCCAGGCCATGCGATTGCAAAAGCGCAGATGTCGGGGTTCGGCGGCATCATGAGCTTTTCGCTGCATGGCAGCTACGATAACGTCAAGAAATTCCTGCCCAAACTTCAGTTCGTGCATTTGGCCGCCAGTCTGGGGTCCGTCAGTACACTGGCCGGGCCACCAAGAACCACCAGCCATGTGGAGTTAACCGAAGAACAGCGCAAACAACTTGGTATACCTGAAAGCCTGATTCGGTATTCCGTCGGCATTGAGAATGTCAGCGATCTTATTACTGATCTAGATAATGCATTGGCCATTTTGTAA
- the bla gene encoding class A beta-lactamase, translated as MKSILSTFFLLFIGLSLLVNPSATAQTNTTSKPDIATQRLQQELERIAGLAKGKVGICALHLESGKQVSLNLQERFPMASTIKVAIAVQLFTMIEKGQLSLMTMVDLQPSDLHPGSGTLDVLFAKPGVQLSVQNLLELMMVISDNSATDILLRLVGGTQAVQNRVKALGIQGMSVDRTIIQLLADLDGITLPPADKWTLGFYAKLDSATTPEMKRAAALKLKTDPRDTSTPEAMVNLLTQIYRGTALKPESRALLLGVMERCRGGAARLKGYLPPSTVIAHKTGSLDGSATDDVGIITLPDNAGHIAIAVFVGDSPMPLAEREQTIAHAARSIYDYFLYQSPAVMSSVR; from the coding sequence ATGAAATCAATTCTCTCAACTTTCTTCCTCCTCTTCATCGGGCTTTCGCTGCTCGTCAACCCGTCAGCAACTGCCCAAACCAATACAACTTCGAAACCGGACATCGCTACGCAACGACTGCAACAGGAGTTGGAGCGTATTGCCGGGCTGGCAAAAGGGAAAGTTGGTATTTGTGCGCTCCATCTCGAATCGGGTAAGCAGGTTAGTCTGAATCTACAGGAGCGCTTTCCAATGGCGAGTACCATCAAAGTAGCTATTGCAGTTCAGCTCTTTACGATGATCGAGAAGGGCCAACTCTCCCTGATGACCATGGTCGATCTGCAACCGTCGGACCTGCATCCGGGGAGCGGTACATTGGATGTTCTGTTCGCCAAACCCGGCGTTCAGTTATCCGTCCAGAATCTACTAGAATTGATGATGGTGATCAGCGACAACTCTGCGACGGACATTTTACTCCGGTTGGTGGGCGGCACTCAGGCCGTTCAGAATCGAGTGAAAGCGCTCGGCATTCAGGGCATGTCCGTCGACCGTACTATCATCCAGCTATTGGCCGACCTCGACGGGATTACCCTTCCGCCAGCCGATAAATGGACACTCGGTTTTTATGCAAAATTAGACAGCGCGACCACGCCGGAAATGAAACGAGCGGCCGCCCTCAAGCTCAAAACCGACCCGCGCGACACATCGACTCCTGAAGCCATGGTCAATTTGTTGACACAAATCTATCGGGGAACGGCGCTTAAACCCGAAAGTCGGGCTTTGCTACTGGGCGTTATGGAACGTTGCCGGGGTGGAGCCGCCCGTCTGAAAGGCTATTTGCCGCCTTCTACAGTTATTGCCCATAAAACGGGTTCGTTAGATGGCAGCGCGACAGACGATGTGGGCATTATTACTCTGCCTGATAATGCCGGTCATATTGCCATTGCTGTTTTTGTGGGTGATTCGCCCATGCCCCTTGCCGAACGCGAGCAAACGATAGCGCATGCCGCCCGAAGCATTTATGACTACTTCTTGTACCAATCACCAGCCGTCATGAGCTCAGTTCGGTAA
- a CDS encoding GntR family transcriptional regulator encodes MDFRDKQAIYLQIAEHVSEQVLLGRWPVGEKIPSVRELAAELEVNPNTVMRTYDFLSQKGVISNKRGIGYFPTDGASDQIKLYRREQFLENDLPVFFKNLYLLGIELSEIATRYDQFIANHYQSKS; translated from the coding sequence ATGGATTTTCGAGATAAACAAGCCATATACCTACAAATTGCCGAGCATGTCAGCGAGCAGGTGCTGCTGGGGCGCTGGCCAGTGGGGGAGAAGATTCCGTCGGTACGGGAGCTGGCCGCTGAACTGGAAGTGAACCCAAATACAGTCATGCGAACCTACGATTTCCTGAGTCAGAAAGGCGTCATCAGCAACAAACGGGGCATCGGCTATTTTCCGACCGACGGGGCTTCGGACCAAATCAAGCTGTACCGACGCGAACAGTTTCTGGAAAACGATTTGCCTGTTTTCTTCAAAAACCTGTACCTGCTGGGCATCGAGTTGTCGGAAATAGCGACGCGTTACGACCAGTTTATTGCAAACCACTATCAGTCAAAATCATGA
- a CDS encoding ATP-binding cassette domain-containing protein, which translates to MIEFRDVSFGYQRGKPLYEGLRLTLTPGSIYGLLGPNGAGKSTLLRLLSGLLYPKSGSIHVGPYVPEKRQPAFLEDLFLVPEEFYMPPVRIRQFVESNAQFYPRFDRMQMAGYIHEFGLTDNQKLNELSYGQKKKILIGFGLATNTAVLLMDEPTNGLDIPSKSQFRRMVAGAVDENRTVLISTHQVRDLETLIDPIVILAERSRSHMSVALKASVEEITARLWFGLVPELDKNRSILYSERAVGGYAIVAENPLGESSRLDLERLFNTVQAEPARISQLFSSTSALSNA; encoded by the coding sequence ATGATTGAGTTTCGCGATGTGTCGTTCGGCTACCAGCGAGGTAAGCCATTGTATGAAGGGTTAAGGTTAACCCTAACGCCGGGTTCAATTTATGGATTGCTAGGGCCTAATGGCGCTGGTAAGTCAACCTTACTGCGCTTACTATCCGGCTTATTGTATCCCAAATCAGGATCAATTCATGTTGGCCCATATGTTCCGGAAAAGCGCCAGCCTGCTTTCCTGGAAGATTTATTTCTCGTGCCGGAGGAGTTTTATATGCCTCCGGTACGCATCCGGCAGTTTGTGGAATCAAACGCGCAATTTTATCCGCGCTTTGATCGGATGCAGATGGCGGGCTATATTCACGAGTTTGGCCTGACCGACAATCAGAAGCTGAACGAGTTGTCGTATGGCCAGAAAAAGAAAATACTGATTGGGTTTGGCTTGGCCACCAACACGGCCGTACTCCTGATGGATGAGCCAACCAATGGGCTAGACATTCCCTCAAAGAGCCAGTTTCGGCGAATGGTAGCCGGTGCCGTCGATGAGAACCGCACGGTCCTAATTTCAACCCACCAGGTTCGTGATCTCGAAACCCTGATCGATCCCATCGTTATTCTGGCCGAGCGCTCGCGTTCACACATGAGCGTTGCGCTCAAAGCCAGTGTTGAAGAAATTACGGCCCGGCTGTGGTTTGGCCTGGTGCCCGAACTGGACAAAAACAGGTCAATCCTATATTCTGAACGAGCTGTGGGCGGCTATGCCATCGTCGCCGAAAACCCGCTGGGCGAGTCGAGCCGGCTGGATTTGGAGCGGTTATTCAACACCGTACAGGCCGAGCCAGCGCGCATTAGTCAATTGTTTTCCTCCACCTCAGCTTTATCAAACGCATGA